The Nonlabens sp. YIK11 genomic interval AAATCAGCTAGTTTTTCGTATTGGTTCTCGATATCAAAACATTTTTTAAAATCATTAATAAGAAAAGTCATAGATTTTAAGCTGTTCGAAAAACTCTACAAACCTCTTTAATACGCAATTGATGAAAAGACAGGTAAAAGTCATCTATTGCCGGGCCGCGAGAATCCAAGTTTCGACCAATTTTAAGCCGCTCTGCAGGCTTAAAGGAAAGAAATGTGTTCTTCTAGGTCGTGGATTTTAACCGCTCTTAAAACCGCTTAAATCGATTATTCACTTGTCTTTCTTTCGGCCATTGAGAAATTGGTCCGTGAATCCATCGTCTGGAGAACCGTAAGGCCAGAACAGATTGGCAAAATCGAGAATGTAGATCCTACAGATCCGATACCATCTAGGTAGATCCCTCAATTTTTTCTTCATACCCAAATGTAGCGGAATGGGAAAAAGAAGAAAAAGGGTGAAGGGGAAAAGGTAGGTATGGGGAAAATAGGAAAAGGGAGAAAAGCGAGGAGAGTGGAAAAGGAAAAGTAGGAGAGTGGAGAGAGAAGTGAAAAGGAAAAAAGTAGGGGGAGATGAAAGGGAAAAGGAGGTGCATGAGAAGAGAGGGAGAAGGAAGAAAAGTGGGTGGTGTGGAAGGAAAAAAAGTGGGGAAAAGGTAGGGTGGTGATTATTGCTCTTATCGATTAAGTATTTCCTATAAGACTTTGCACAAAGTCAATAGGCTCTGCGAGGCTTTTTTTTCTATATTTGGAAAACAGAACAATCGGAATAGCTATGGGTAATTTTGCGGTAATGGTAGTGTCAAAAGGAAAGGGATCTGGTGCCGGAGTAGGTGGCCATATTGACCGTGAAGAAAAATGGAAGCATACCTACAAACATGCTGATCCGACCAAAACCCATTTGAACAGATCCTACCCAGTTCCCAATAAATTTCATGATGTTCCGGTGCCCATCGCCATCAATCGAGTGATTCAGAAAGGCTACAAGAAGACCAGGAAAAACTCCAATGAATTAGCCCCGATTCGTAAAGATGCAGTTCGACTGATCAAGCACATATTCACGGGTAGCCACGAGGAAATGATGAAGCTGGCTGCAGATGAGGATAAGTTTTTCGAGTGGCAAAAGGCATGCTCAAACTTCCTTCAGAGAGAGTACGGAAAAGACAATATCGTTCGATTTGTACTCCACATGGATGAGAAGACACCACATATCCACGCCATAACTGTACCGCTTACTGAAGATGGACGACTGTCAGCAAAAGAGATCATAGGCAATAAAGAGGTGCTGCGTGAGCGCCTGGACAGGTACGCAGAGATAGTGAAACCTTTTGGTCTCGAGCGAGGGCTCCGATATAGCGGTACCACTCATGAGACTCAACAAGCCTACAATGCCAGGCTTGAAAGAGCCAATGAAATGGCCATGAAAAAGGAAGTTCCAGATCCTTCAAAAATGGATATGCGCTTGAAGCCAGAAAAGGTCAAGGAAGATTTTCAGAAGATCATAAGAGACCAGCAGATGCTGATCAACATGGCTCAGCGATCCGAAGAGGAACGCAAGAAATCCAAGGAAAGAATGGACCAACATCTAGATCAAGCGAGAAAATTGATGTTTAGTGCCCAGAAAGAAGCGAAGGATTACAAGCAGCTGCAGATAGCAATGAGAAACCCAAAGTTTTTGGAAACTCAGCTTAATGCAGTCCTAGAACAACGAAACCAAAGAAATCAAGGAAGAAATAAAGGGAAAAACCTATGAAACTAGCCATTGACATAGTCCACGAGATAGCAGAATTCTACTGGACATCCATTGAAATTGAAATATTCGATTGCCACTCGTCTAAAGAGCTCGAGGAATATATTTTGTCCGAACTAGAGATGATCTATGATGAAGATATCGACATTGAATCACTTGAGGAATTAACGCTCCAGGCATCGATGAAATTCATATCCAACGAAGATCCGGATTGGCTACTTGAAGCAGTCATTCGTACCCAACAGCTTGACTTCTTGTACGAGCTCCGTCGTACCATTTACGATCTGAATATTGTCTTTTCTGAAAAGGATCGTGAAGATGATTAGCGAATTTTATATTAATACATGTTGGTATATAGGTATAGCGTCTAAAACCTTAGCTTTAATAGGTCTAGCACTAGATATGTATGGGGTTTATCGATTGTTCCACTTTGAACCCGAACCTCTTGAAAAACCTAATGAGAGTATATTCAACGCAACTATTCCTGGTTGGTCTGAAGAAGAAAAAAACCAATACAGAATCAAAGAATTACTCAAAAAGATAGATACTGTAATGTCAGACACAAAAGCGCTTAAAACAAGAAGTGTACTTTTCAAAAGGATAATAATAATTGGATTTTTTCTACAAGCAATGGCTATTGGATTGACTTATATCTGTACTTAAACCCAGCGGATAACAAATCCTATCTAGATACATATTCATTCTAAGACATCTCAAACACCCTGGTTCTTCAAAAGAACTAGGGTGTTTTTTTTTCTGGTATCATCTTAAAATTTAATGGTTTTGGAGAAACCTAGAATGTGGGAGTATTTTTGCGAAAATCCAAAAAAAACAGATCCAACCCTCTTCCCGTTAATAGCCAGAATGGGCTGTACTTTTTAAAATCTGGATTCTTACCTACAATTGTTTTTCTGGCAGATTACCACTGTAGAGCACTTTAAATTTTTAATTAAAGTAGATTGCTCGAAAACCGCACTATTGCTAGTGTAGATCAATAATGAAGAAATACAATTCTAATAAATAAAAATAAAATCTGGCTTTTATCTCCAACCATACATACTTATATAAACGTGAACTATGAAAAACTTAAACCCCAAAACCACTGTATTTAACATCGTCGGAATCATCCTAAGTGCAATAGTGAAGATCAACGATCTTGGTTGGATTTGGACCTGCATCGTTGCAGCTTATCTAATCATTGTACAAATCAGACCACATGTCAGATGGAAGAAGATAGAAAAAAGAAAGAACCGGATTGATATTACCGCTGGCACTGGTAGACCCAAAAAACACCTCACAACTTGGCATAAGACTCGTATGCAACTAAAAAGTAATGATTCATAAAAGCTAAATCATCAAACTTAAAACCTAATTTATTTGATGTAATCTTTTTACTTTATCCATTACTTTATCCATAGATCTAAGTATCTCTTCATTAGAAAATAACTTATTCGTACTAGGATCGTTAATAAAGGTTTTTTCCATACTCTTATATGTATTCGAAATAGCACTGAGAATAGCTAATCCAACAATTTCACCATTTGACTTAGCTCTTTCAGGCAAAAGGGACTTAGCATATTTGATTCTCTGTTGAAAATTCTGTTCAAGCATATTTTCAAAAACTCTTGTATCATGTGAACTTGCACTCATATATAATTAATTTCGTTGGATATGATGCCTAAATTGCATGATATCAGATTTGGTTAGGTAATTGATAAAAATAATAGAGGAAATACTTTACCTACACATGATAACTTATCTTGTTGAAATAATCCCCTATTCCTTAAACGAACGATGAAGTTAACACATATACAAAAAGAGTTTGCAGAAGAAGTATGTAAATTGATAACTGAAAAGTATTCAATGAAAGGAATATCTTGGAGATTTTATATTGTTTCTGAAGGGATAGCTTTTGTTCCATATCAATATCCTCAAGGAGCTTTTGAGCCATTAGATCTAGAGCCTTTAAAAGGTAATAAGGTTTACTATGGATTAGAAGAATTGCAAAAAACCACAGAAGAGTTAGCTTGGAAAGTCGCAAAAGACAACAAAAACAAACCCTACAAGACATTTGCCATAATGATCACATGACAATTCAAGCGCATAACAATTTGCAGGAGCATGTTTAGTTTTCAGATAATAAGATTACAACTATTTCACTTGTTAGATTGTCAATACCTGAATTTTATGTTCAGTAATAGGTATGAGGGTAAAATATCAAAACTTGAAATCCGCTTCTGAAAACTTGAAATCTGCACATCGTCAAACTCATTTAGATCACTCAAATTTCGCCCTTTGATGGTGTAAGAAAAACTACCCTTTTTTGGTGTATAGTTTATATCTCCGTTCAGGAATAAAAAATTATCTTCATTGATATAGTAGTGCGTAGCATTCAATTTTAGATTCAACAATTTTTTCAAATTGTAGATTAAATCAATAGAAGATTCCACGTAGTTATTTTTGAATATCTGATCGTTAAAGTCTGACCTTGTAAAATTGTATTCAGAATAGAACTTAAAGTTGATCGGGATTTTAAAGTAGGTAGTTCCCTGAATACGATAATTTGAAGTTAAGCTTTGAATATCTTCAAAATTACCATTAACCGCGATGCTATTCCTGCTTATAGATTGTTGTGTACCTAGTTTAATAGAGATGGGTAGTATGTCCAAGTACCTCGTGAAATTGAAGTCAAATAATAAAGAGCTGTTACCATCCAGTAATACATCTTGAAAAATACTTACCCGTTCACTTACATCACTCTCTATACCATAAGATCTATCTGAGACACGGTACAATACGCTTGAATTAATTAGGAAAAGCTTTTCATAATCTCTTAGGTAATATCTTAAGCTGAAATTGTGGCTATTTATACTTTCTATATTTTGAAACCCTCTTCGAATAGTCCTATAATTTTCGAATAGATAACCATCATTGAGCCGGTCTGATTGAGGAAGGTCATTGTTATACGAATAATTCAAACCAAAAGTTCCGAATGCATTTTTTTTATAGGTTAGACCTACATTAGGATTAAAAAATAAAAAGGTTCTACGTTCACCTTTGAGCTTAGTAGTTGTTGGAGCTATGGATATTGAAGAGTTTATTTTTAAAAACCTGTTCAAATTATGAGCGTATTGAAGTTCGCCTTTAAATAGGACTTTTTGATAGCCAGTTCTAGTAGTAAGTGTATCTGACACAAACCCATTATTGAGTAAAATATCTCCATCCAGATCATAATGTTCGTAATCAGCATCTAATTTTAGACCTAAATTAGAGTTCGACCATTTATTAATGAATTCTGTGGATGCGCCAGCATATAACATGGGCTGACTAAGGGATTGAGTTACAATATTAGAAGACTCATCGTTTCCTGGGATAAAGCTGTAGATATTAGGGGCTATTTTATATTCATCTCGCAAGGAATTGTAACCTAGATACGAGTTTACGTTGAGCAATAACCCATCAGAGATTTTTTTAGTAACAGTAAGGTTATTTACGAACCTTTGTCTTTCCAAATCCTGATTTTGATTAATTGTTTCACCATTAAAATCTAACAACACATCTCGATTGGTAGGAAGTGTCTGATAGGTAAATTCATACTGATAATATGTTTGGTTATCAGTCAAGTATTTTAATTCCAAATCAGTACCAATTATAACATCTCTCGATTCAAAATCATTGTTTTCAGTATATTCAATGATATCATCAGATGTATAAAGTTCAGTTCTACTATTATTTGATTTATTGATTCTATCACTTGAATAATAGGTCAAGCTTCTTAATTTAACATTAGACCCTAAACTTTTATTGACGCCAAAAGAGTTCAGCAATGAATTATTGAAAACATCTTCATTATAACTAAACTTAGAAGAAGTTAGATTATCAATGTTAAGTATAGGGTCACTGAATCTGCTGACGTGCCCATCTGAACCCAACTGTTGCTCTGAATTGACCTGTGATCCTGCCAATTCGCTGATATTATTGAGTTTTGTTAGATTGAAAAGCTTGATATCTTTTCTTAAAAGACCAACTGTATTGGATATTTCGTACCGTTCATTAGTTCCCAACCCCAAATTAGCATTACCAAACCAAACATTAAGTTGGTCTTCCTTTAGCTTAAGATTTATCGCGACTTTTTCTGAATCTTGAAACGATTTTAGAATAGGATTATCCTCGAAATTATTAAGGATTTCAACCTCAGATATGGTATTTGAATTTAAGTTTTTGGAAAGCAACTTATATCTATCCGCAAAAATGTCGTCTCCCTCTACTAAAAGCTTGTCAATAGATTTTCCATTCACCTTAATATTTCCATTATCACTTACTTCAACACCAGGTATATTTTTAAGTAAGTCTTCTACAACCTGTTCACTACCATCCGTGAATGCTGCTGCTTTAAAAGTAATTGTGTCTGTATTTATTTTTATTTTTTGCCAAGGTTCCAAGACGATCTGGTCCAAACTTTCTACACGTGTCCGTAGCTTAACAGGTATCTTATAAACTGTTATTCCATTTTTCAAAACTACATCGCTAGTAAATTCGCCATATCCCAAAGCATTTACACGTAACTCCAAAGTGTCGGTAAACCTTACACCTTGAATATCGAGTTCAAAATAACCTAGATTACTACTGGATTTATAATTGAGATATTTACCACCCTTGTATATAACTGCGCTAGCATTTTCTATAGGAGTGTTAGTTGAATCTATAACGGTACCCTGAACGGTTATCCCTTGTGAAAGAACCTGTATTGATATTAGAAGAAATGTAAGAAAATAATAGATCTTACTCATCAAAAGACTCTAAATTGAATTTAAGCATAGGAGCAAATTGTCTTGATGAATTAGCATTTGGAGACTGTTCTGAGAGCATCATTCCTACCTTTTGTTTTCTTATATGAACAGCTTTCAAGCCTTTAGCATATTCTAAAGAAGAAATCCACTCACTTTTTTTATCAGAAAGAAACGGTTTCGTAATGAATAATTCATTTTTGCTGGGGTATTCTATAGACTTGAAATAGAAAAATATTTCTTTATTAGTATCGTATGCTTCTAGTATTATTCCAGGAAGACCGTTGAGTTTCCAAGGACCATAAGGTAATGGTATCTCAAAAGTAAACCACGCCGTATAATCGCGACCATTGAAAGAAGCCTCGGCCTTGGTACAGCTTAATCCTCCTATAACTTTGGTTTCTTCTTTTATATCCCAGGCTATGGATGGGATGGAGTCCTTTACGTAGAAATCATGTAAATCTTTTGCAAGCATCATATTTTCTTCTCTGATCAAGTTGTAGATATAGCCTTTTGGAGATGTTTTCATTTGGATCAAAAACACCGCCTTATCACTTTTTCTAAATGTTTTCATTTCCCTTATGTGTTTTCCTTCAAGAGAATCACTAGCAAAAAGGTAGGATGACTCTTTGGAGTTAAATACGAGGTTAGCATTGTAGTCAATTCCTATTGGAGCTCCCATACCAAAACTTTCCTTATGACCATAATTGACCACTCCCATACTATTTTGCTGAGCTTCAACTAAAAAAGCAGTTAAAACACAGAGTAAAATTGCGAGGGTCTTAGTATTTATCATTGATAATTCTATGTATTAATTCAGAATCGTAAAGTCACTGAAATATAATGGAAAAACGCTTATCAACTATAATTTTAGTTGAATAGACTACTCTAATCTTCTAATATTGGTAATCCTTAAAATTTATTTTGCCTTTGGGATTCACTACCTTAAAGGAGCTTAATTCAGTTCTACTTGACATAAGACTGCTTACGTTGCATCATAGATCTTTGGTTATGAAGCAGTTATTTGTTTTGGGTAGTAGTATGTCGGGCAAAAACATTGGAATCTTCAGGATCTGGCCACTTTCGTTGAGGATCCCTCAGAATTTTAAGAGCCAAAAACACCGCGTTTCTTTCCTTTAAGGCCTACTCCTCAAGGTCATTCCAATTACGCACTCTATTGCTTTCTTCCTCGGTCAAATCTCTGACGTAAATAAAGCGCACACCCTTTCCAAAGCGCACCAAGTGTCCTAATTCTGTCACATAAAAATCCTGTTCAATGTCTTCATCAGCCCTGTGAAGTTCGCTGCCGTCCACAATCGCATCAGCCGTTATAAATGCATCATCCTGGAATATTGCCAGTCGCTCGTTACCGTCAACACTCAGTCTT includes:
- a CDS encoding TonB-dependent receptor, with product MSKIYYFLTFLLISIQVLSQGITVQGTVIDSTNTPIENASAVIYKGGKYLNYKSSSNLGYFELDIQGVRFTDTLELRVNALGYGEFTSDVVLKNGITVYKIPVKLRTRVESLDQIVLEPWQKIKINTDTITFKAAAFTDGSEQVVEDLLKNIPGVEVSDNGNIKVNGKSIDKLLVEGDDIFADRYKLLSKNLNSNTISEVEILNNFEDNPILKSFQDSEKVAINLKLKEDQLNVWFGNANLGLGTNERYEISNTVGLLRKDIKLFNLTKLNNISELAGSQVNSEQQLGSDGHVSRFSDPILNIDNLTSSKFSYNEDVFNNSLLNSFGVNKSLGSNVKLRSLTYYSSDRINKSNNSRTELYTSDDIIEYTENNDFESRDVIIGTDLELKYLTDNQTYYQYEFTYQTLPTNRDVLLDFNGETINQNQDLERQRFVNNLTVTKKISDGLLLNVNSYLGYNSLRDEYKIAPNIYSFIPGNDESSNIVTQSLSQPMLYAGASTEFINKWSNSNLGLKLDADYEHYDLDGDILLNNGFVSDTLTTRTGYQKVLFKGELQYAHNLNRFLKINSSISIAPTTTKLKGERRTFLFFNPNVGLTYKKNAFGTFGLNYSYNNDLPQSDRLNDGYLFENYRTIRRGFQNIESINSHNFSLRYYLRDYEKLFLINSSVLYRVSDRSYGIESDVSERVSIFQDVLLDGNSSLLFDFNFTRYLDILPISIKLGTQQSISRNSIAVNGNFEDIQSLTSNYRIQGTTYFKIPINFKFYSEYNFTRSDFNDQIFKNNYVESSIDLIYNLKKLLNLKLNATHYYINEDNFLFLNGDINYTPKKGSFSYTIKGRNLSDLNEFDDVQISSFQKRISSFDILPSYLLLNIKFRY
- a CDS encoding GLPGLI family protein → MINTKTLAILLCVLTAFLVEAQQNSMGVVNYGHKESFGMGAPIGIDYNANLVFNSKESSYLFASDSLEGKHIREMKTFRKSDKAVFLIQMKTSPKGYIYNLIREENMMLAKDLHDFYVKDSIPSIAWDIKEETKVIGGLSCTKAEASFNGRDYTAWFTFEIPLPYGPWKLNGLPGIILEAYDTNKEIFFYFKSIEYPSKNELFITKPFLSDKKSEWISSLEYAKGLKAVHIRKQKVGMMLSEQSPNANSSRQFAPMLKFNLESFDE
- the mobV gene encoding MobV family relaxase gives rise to the protein MGNFAVMVVSKGKGSGAGVGGHIDREEKWKHTYKHADPTKTHLNRSYPVPNKFHDVPVPIAINRVIQKGYKKTRKNSNELAPIRKDAVRLIKHIFTGSHEEMMKLAADEDKFFEWQKACSNFLQREYGKDNIVRFVLHMDEKTPHIHAITVPLTEDGRLSAKEIIGNKEVLRERLDRYAEIVKPFGLERGLRYSGTTHETQQAYNARLERANEMAMKKEVPDPSKMDMRLKPEKVKEDFQKIIRDQQMLINMAQRSEEERKKSKERMDQHLDQARKLMFSAQKEAKDYKQLQIAMRNPKFLETQLNAVLEQRNQRNQGRNKGKNL